The DNA segment GTCACAAACCGCCGGCCTGGCGGATTCCTCCCCAGACGTGACCGACCCGGACCCGCAGAGGCCGTGAGCTTCGAGGCGCTCTTCCATCGCATGTACCCGTCGCTCTACCGCTACGCCTACCGGCTGACCGGCGACACCGACGCGGCGGACGACGCCGCGCAGGAATCGTTCGTCCGGCTGCTCGACAACGGAATTCCGCACGACCGGGCGGACAGTTGGCTGTTCACCGTGGTCACCAACCTGGTGCGCCAGCGGGGGAACAAGGTGGCACGGCAGCAGCGGCTGCTCGCCATCTCGCCACCCACCCCCACGGCCCCGGCGCGCCCGGACGAA comes from the Longimicrobium sp. genome and includes:
- a CDS encoding sigma-70 family RNA polymerase sigma factor — its product is MSFEALFHRMYPSLYRYAYRLTGDTDAADDAAQESFVRLLDNGIPHDRADSWLFTVVTNLVRQRGNKVARQQRLLAISPPTPTAPARPDEAAERADEIARVRAALDGLGERDRQMLLMRQEGFSYAEIARAVDVAPGSVGTLLVRALEEFAKTYGTREGGDDARG